A genomic region of Thunnus albacares chromosome 4, fThuAlb1.1, whole genome shotgun sequence contains the following coding sequences:
- the LOC122981401 gene encoding anti-Muellerian hormone type-2 receptor-like isoform X2 — protein sequence MILQQWQLILALECILLCISNQSLIQKRQCAFQVNPQNPQNNIYTTAGNVSGSVQFCENTYCCVGYFLINNSQPEVDLLACDIVEKSCPDATCRPQTRFSNHVIKCVCHTDLCNSNITWTPELEEPPLASVETATAVILFGHLVVLIFVVLLVVAVKWRNLFQDNYFHLEESQQASLHDSHVSPLCSCQTTKASEIDIANIELQRIVANGHFATVWQGKYKGSMVAVKVIPARWKHQFTTEKEVYELPLMKHAGIVHFLGTGRKPYGDSWLTVLEFAEYGSLHSFLCKHTTSWMLSLKLCQSLSQGLSYLHSDLHSNDVHKPPVAHRDLSSFNVLMRADGTCALSDFGCSTILRSCSGPRRRQSCTRNTVGHAQVGTLCYMSPEILEGSVNLHSGWCLQGDVYALGLLLWEIWMRCSDLFEGHIVPQHLMPYESELGASMTLGSLTWYVFHMEKRPSIPEHWELLPQGSVLQELLTDCWDSDPDARLTAWCVADRLVSLQSCHSL from the exons ATGATCCTGCAGCAGTGGCAGCTGATTTTGGCTTTAG AATGCATCCTTCTATGTATCTCCAACCAGTCTTTGATTCAGAAGAGACAGTGTGCATTCCAAGTGAATCCACAGAAcccacaaaacaacatatatacaACCGCTGGCAATGTGAGCGGCTCGGTGCAGTTCTGCGAGAACACCTACTGCTGTGTGGGCTATTTTCTTATCAACAATAGCCAGCCAGAGGTTGATCTTCTTG CTTGTGATATCGTTGAAAAGTCTTGCCCAGATGCAACCTGCAGGCCACAAACACGCTTCAGCAATCATGTTATTAAGTGTGTGTGCCACACAGACCTCTGCAATAGCAACATCACCTGGACCCCAGAGCTGGAAGAGCCTCCACTCGCTTCTGTAG AGACGGCAACTGCAGTGATTCTGTTTGGACATTTGGTAGTCCTGATCTTTGTCGTACTCCTGGTCGTTGCTGTGAAATGGAGAAACCTCTTTCAAGATAATTACTTTCACTTGG AGGAGAGCCAACAAGCCTCCCTTCATGACTCCCATGTCTCACCACTGTGTTCCTGCCAAACAACAAAAGCCTCAGAGATTGACATTGCTAACATTGAACTACAGCGG ATTGTGGCTAATGGGCATTTTGCCACCGTTTGGCAGGGGAAATACAAGGGATCCATGGTGGCTGTGAAGGTTATCCCTGCAAGATGGAAACATCAATTTACCACAGAGAAGGAGGTTTATGAACTCCCATTGATGAAGCATGCTGGGATTGTCCACTTCCTGGGCACTGGGAGGAAACCATATGGAGACAGTTGGCTCACAGTCCTGGAATTTGCTGAATAT GGTTCTCTCCACTCCTTTTTGTGCAAGCACACCACCAGCTGGATGTTGTCACTGAAGCTGTGCCAGTCTTTATCACAGGGACTTTCCTATCTCCACTCTGACCTTCACAGCAATG ATGTGCATAAACCTCCTGTGGCCCACAGAGACCTCAGCAGTTTCAATGTGCTTATGAGAGCAGATGGTACCTGCGCCCTGAGTGATTTTGGTTGTTCCACCATCCTACGTTCATGTTCCGGACCTCGGCGGCGGCAGAGCTGCACAAGAAACACAGTG GGTCACGCTCAGGTAGGCACATTGTGCTACATGTCCCCTGAGATCCTGGAAGGCTCTGTAAACCTACACAGCGGCTGGTGTCTGCAAGGGGACGTCTATGCTTTGGGACTGCTGCTGTGGGAGATTTGGATGCGCTGCTCTGATTTATTTGAAG GCCATATTGTTCCACAGCATCTCATGCCTTATGAATCTGAGCTGGGGGCCAGTATGACCCTGGGGAGCCTCACCTGGTACGTGTTTCACATGGAAAAGAGACCTTCCATACCAGAACACTGGGAACTGCTACCACAG GGATCTGTGCTGCAGGAGCTACTGACAGATTGTTGGGACAGTGACCCGGATGCCCGGCTGACAGCTTGGTGTGTTGCGGACAGATTAGTCTCCCTTCAGTCTTGTCACTCattatga
- the LOC122981401 gene encoding anti-Muellerian hormone type-2 receptor-like isoform X1, which produces MILQQWQLILALECILLCISNQSLIQKRQCAFQVNPQNPQNNIYTTAGNVSGSVQFCENTYCCVGYFLINNSQPEVDLLACDIVEKSCPDATCRPQTRFSNHVIKCVCHTDLCNSNITWTPELEEPPLASVETATAVILFGHLVVLIFVVLLVVAVKWRNLFQDNYFHLEESQQASLHDSHVSPLCSCQTTKASEIDIANIELQRIVANGHFATVWQGKYKGSMVAVKVIPARWKHQFTTEKEVYELPLMKHAGIVHFLGTGRKPYGDSWLTVLEFAEYGSLHSFLCKHTTSWMLSLKLCQSLSQGLSYLHSDLHSNDVHKPPVAHRDLSSFNVLMRADGTCALSDFGCSTILRSCSGPRRRQSCTRNTVISVRLQGHAQVGTLCYMSPEILEGSVNLHSGWCLQGDVYALGLLLWEIWMRCSDLFEGHIVPQHLMPYESELGASMTLGSLTWYVFHMEKRPSIPEHWELLPQGSVLQELLTDCWDSDPDARLTAWCVADRLVSLQSCHSL; this is translated from the exons ATGATCCTGCAGCAGTGGCAGCTGATTTTGGCTTTAG AATGCATCCTTCTATGTATCTCCAACCAGTCTTTGATTCAGAAGAGACAGTGTGCATTCCAAGTGAATCCACAGAAcccacaaaacaacatatatacaACCGCTGGCAATGTGAGCGGCTCGGTGCAGTTCTGCGAGAACACCTACTGCTGTGTGGGCTATTTTCTTATCAACAATAGCCAGCCAGAGGTTGATCTTCTTG CTTGTGATATCGTTGAAAAGTCTTGCCCAGATGCAACCTGCAGGCCACAAACACGCTTCAGCAATCATGTTATTAAGTGTGTGTGCCACACAGACCTCTGCAATAGCAACATCACCTGGACCCCAGAGCTGGAAGAGCCTCCACTCGCTTCTGTAG AGACGGCAACTGCAGTGATTCTGTTTGGACATTTGGTAGTCCTGATCTTTGTCGTACTCCTGGTCGTTGCTGTGAAATGGAGAAACCTCTTTCAAGATAATTACTTTCACTTGG AGGAGAGCCAACAAGCCTCCCTTCATGACTCCCATGTCTCACCACTGTGTTCCTGCCAAACAACAAAAGCCTCAGAGATTGACATTGCTAACATTGAACTACAGCGG ATTGTGGCTAATGGGCATTTTGCCACCGTTTGGCAGGGGAAATACAAGGGATCCATGGTGGCTGTGAAGGTTATCCCTGCAAGATGGAAACATCAATTTACCACAGAGAAGGAGGTTTATGAACTCCCATTGATGAAGCATGCTGGGATTGTCCACTTCCTGGGCACTGGGAGGAAACCATATGGAGACAGTTGGCTCACAGTCCTGGAATTTGCTGAATAT GGTTCTCTCCACTCCTTTTTGTGCAAGCACACCACCAGCTGGATGTTGTCACTGAAGCTGTGCCAGTCTTTATCACAGGGACTTTCCTATCTCCACTCTGACCTTCACAGCAATG ATGTGCATAAACCTCCTGTGGCCCACAGAGACCTCAGCAGTTTCAATGTGCTTATGAGAGCAGATGGTACCTGCGCCCTGAGTGATTTTGGTTGTTCCACCATCCTACGTTCATGTTCCGGACCTCGGCGGCGGCAGAGCTGCACAAGAAACACAGTG ATTTCTGTCCGTCTGCAGGGTCACGCTCAGGTAGGCACATTGTGCTACATGTCCCCTGAGATCCTGGAAGGCTCTGTAAACCTACACAGCGGCTGGTGTCTGCAAGGGGACGTCTATGCTTTGGGACTGCTGCTGTGGGAGATTTGGATGCGCTGCTCTGATTTATTTGAAG GCCATATTGTTCCACAGCATCTCATGCCTTATGAATCTGAGCTGGGGGCCAGTATGACCCTGGGGAGCCTCACCTGGTACGTGTTTCACATGGAAAAGAGACCTTCCATACCAGAACACTGGGAACTGCTACCACAG GGATCTGTGCTGCAGGAGCTACTGACAGATTGTTGGGACAGTGACCCGGATGCCCGGCTGACAGCTTGGTGTGTTGCGGACAGATTAGTCTCCCTTCAGTCTTGTCACTCattatga
- the prr13 gene encoding proline rich 13: MWPNQGPPPPMGPPNPAYPPGYNPACPAVPPPGVFPNPPPPAFPPGQFPPGQFPPAMNPAMPPHAPPGAMPYGAPGLHPYPMAPGGYPVVPPSGVHPGPYPHSPKGGHHKGHHKGHHHGGMNPMAAALGGGVAGMGMGLIGHKAHKKMKKKMKKTHKHHKHGHKSSSSSSSSSSSDSD, translated from the exons ATGTGGCCAAATCAAG GTCCTCCCCCTCCAATGGGACCACCAAACCCAGCCTACCCTCCTGGATACAACCCCGCATGTCCTGCTGTCCCTCCACCAGGAGTCTTCCCCAATCCTCCACCTCCAGCGTTCCCACCTGGCCAATTCCCACCTGGCCAATTCCCACCTGCTATGAATCCAGCCATGCCACCACATGCACCTCCAGGGGCGATGCCCTATGGAGCTCCAGGGCTTCATCCTTATCCTATGGCTCCTGGTGGATATCCAGTAGTCCCCCCTTCAGGTGTTCACCCAGGTCCATACCCACACTCCCCAAAAGGGGGTCACCATAAAGGCCACCACAAAGGTCATCATCATGGAGGGATGAATCCCATGGCTGCAGCGTTAGGCGGGGGAGTAGCAGGAATGGGAATGGGGCTGATCGGACATAAAGCCCacaaaaagatgaagaagaagatgaagaagacaCATAAGCACCACAAACACGGCCACAAG tcttccagcagcagcagcagcagcagcagcagtgacagtgaCTGA
- the LOC122980779 gene encoding poly(rC)-binding protein 2 isoform X1, with translation MDSGVIEGGLNVTLTIRLLMHGKEVGSIIGKKGESVKKMREESGARINISEGNCPERIITLAGPTTAIFKAFSMIIEKLEEDISSSMTNSTATSKPPVTLRIVVPASQCGSLIGKGGCKIKEIRESTGAQVQVAGDMLPNSTERAITIAGTPQSIIECVKQICVVMLESPPKGVTIPYRPKPSGSPVIFAGGQAYAVQGQHAIPQPDEISCTLRASSLVYCDFALTLKTARKLYQEMQPALWRNTYGSSSAAISPQLTKLHQLAMQQSPFPIAPSNQGFTGIDASAQTSSHEMTIPNDLIGCIIGRQGAKINEIRQMSGAQIKIANPVDGSTDRQVTITGSPASISLAEYLINARLSSEATGLAAN, from the exons ATGGACTCCGGTGTGATTGAAGGAGGGCTCAATGTCACCCTTACCATTAGGCTGCTCATGCATGGCAAG GAAGTCGGAAGTATTATCGGAAAG AAAGGTGAATCTGTGAAGAAGATGAGAGAAGAG AGCGGGGCTCGCATCAACATCTCTGAGGGCAACTGTCCTGAGAGGATCATTACTTTGGCAGGGCCAACCACCGCCATCTTTAAAGCATTCTCCATGATCATAGAAAAGCTGGAAGAG GACATAAGCAGCTCAATGACAAACAGCACAGCTACCAGCAAGCCCCCTGTGACCCTACGCATTGTGGTGCCTGCCAGCCAGTGTGGCTCCCTCATTGGGAAAGGTGGCTGCAAGATCAAGGAAATCCGAGAG TCAACCGGTGCTCAGGTACAAGTGGCAGGAGACATGCTCCCTAACTCCACGGAGCGCGCCATCACCATCGCTGGCACTCCTCAGTCTATAATTGAGTGTGTGAAGCAGATCTGTGTGGTCATGCTTGAG TCTCCCCCTAAGGGGGTCACTATCCCTTACCGACCCAAGCCTTCAGGATCTCCCGTCATCTTTGCAGGCGGACAG GCATATGCCGTACAAGGACAGCACGCGATTCCACAGCCAGAT GAAATCTCCTGCACACTGAGAGCTTCCTCCCTTGTGTATTGTGACTTTGCCCTGACCCTGAAGACTGCAAGAAAGCTTTACCAAGAGATGCAGCCTGCACTTTGGAGGAATACCTATGGG tCTTCCTCTGCTGCTATCTCTCCACAGCTCACCAAGCTTCACCAGCTGGCTATGCAGCAGAGCCCCTTCCCCATCGCACCAAGCAACCAGGGATTCACTG GGATAGATGCTTCTGCTCAAACCAGTTCCCATGAGATGACCATTCCAAACGAT CTTATTGGGTGCATCATTGGCCGCCAGGGGGCCAAGATCAACGAGATCAGGCAAATGTCGGGTGCCCAGATCAAGATAGCGAATCCAGTGGATGGATCAACCGACCGTCAGGTCACCATCACAGGCTCGCCTGCCAGCATCAGTCTGGCAGAGTACCTCATCAACGCCAG GCTTTCCTCTGAGGCCACAGGACTGGCAGCCAACTGA
- the LOC122980779 gene encoding poly(rC)-binding protein 2 isoform X2 encodes MDSGVIEGGLNVTLTIRLLMHGKEVGSIIGKKGESVKKMREESGARINISEGNCPERIITLAGPTTAIFKAFSMIIEKLEEDISSSMTNSTATSKPPVTLRIVVPASQCGSLIGKGGCKIKEIRESTGAQVQVAGDMLPNSTERAITIAGTPQSIIECVKQICVVMLESPPKGVTIPYRPKPSGSPVIFAGGQAYAVQGQHAIPQPDEISCTLRASSLVYCDFALTLKTARKLYQEMQPALWRNTYGLTKLHQLAMQQSPFPIAPSNQGFTGIDASAQTSSHEMTIPNDLIGCIIGRQGAKINEIRQMSGAQIKIANPVDGSTDRQVTITGSPASISLAEYLINARLSSEATGLAAN; translated from the exons ATGGACTCCGGTGTGATTGAAGGAGGGCTCAATGTCACCCTTACCATTAGGCTGCTCATGCATGGCAAG GAAGTCGGAAGTATTATCGGAAAG AAAGGTGAATCTGTGAAGAAGATGAGAGAAGAG AGCGGGGCTCGCATCAACATCTCTGAGGGCAACTGTCCTGAGAGGATCATTACTTTGGCAGGGCCAACCACCGCCATCTTTAAAGCATTCTCCATGATCATAGAAAAGCTGGAAGAG GACATAAGCAGCTCAATGACAAACAGCACAGCTACCAGCAAGCCCCCTGTGACCCTACGCATTGTGGTGCCTGCCAGCCAGTGTGGCTCCCTCATTGGGAAAGGTGGCTGCAAGATCAAGGAAATCCGAGAG TCAACCGGTGCTCAGGTACAAGTGGCAGGAGACATGCTCCCTAACTCCACGGAGCGCGCCATCACCATCGCTGGCACTCCTCAGTCTATAATTGAGTGTGTGAAGCAGATCTGTGTGGTCATGCTTGAG TCTCCCCCTAAGGGGGTCACTATCCCTTACCGACCCAAGCCTTCAGGATCTCCCGTCATCTTTGCAGGCGGACAG GCATATGCCGTACAAGGACAGCACGCGATTCCACAGCCAGAT GAAATCTCCTGCACACTGAGAGCTTCCTCCCTTGTGTATTGTGACTTTGCCCTGACCCTGAAGACTGCAAGAAAGCTTTACCAAGAGATGCAGCCTGCACTTTGGAGGAATACCTATGGG CTCACCAAGCTTCACCAGCTGGCTATGCAGCAGAGCCCCTTCCCCATCGCACCAAGCAACCAGGGATTCACTG GGATAGATGCTTCTGCTCAAACCAGTTCCCATGAGATGACCATTCCAAACGAT CTTATTGGGTGCATCATTGGCCGCCAGGGGGCCAAGATCAACGAGATCAGGCAAATGTCGGGTGCCCAGATCAAGATAGCGAATCCAGTGGATGGATCAACCGACCGTCAGGTCACCATCACAGGCTCGCCTGCCAGCATCAGTCTGGCAGAGTACCTCATCAACGCCAG GCTTTCCTCTGAGGCCACAGGACTGGCAGCCAACTGA
- the LOC122980779 gene encoding poly(rC)-binding protein 2 isoform X6 translates to MDSGVIEGGLNVTLTIRLLMHGKEVGSIIGKKGESVKKMREESGARINISEGNCPERIITLAGPTTAIFKAFSMIIEKLEEDISSSMTNSTATSKPPVTLRIVVPASQCGSLIGKGGCKIKEIRESTGAQVQVAGDMLPNSTERAITIAGTPQSIIECVKQICVVMLESPPKGVTIPYRPKPSGSPVIFAGGQAYAVQGQHAIPQPDLTKLHQLAMQQSPFPIAPSNQGFTGIDASAQTSSHEMTIPNDLIGCIIGRQGAKINEIRQMSGAQIKIANPVDGSTDRQVTITGSPASISLAEYLINAR, encoded by the exons ATGGACTCCGGTGTGATTGAAGGAGGGCTCAATGTCACCCTTACCATTAGGCTGCTCATGCATGGCAAG GAAGTCGGAAGTATTATCGGAAAG AAAGGTGAATCTGTGAAGAAGATGAGAGAAGAG AGCGGGGCTCGCATCAACATCTCTGAGGGCAACTGTCCTGAGAGGATCATTACTTTGGCAGGGCCAACCACCGCCATCTTTAAAGCATTCTCCATGATCATAGAAAAGCTGGAAGAG GACATAAGCAGCTCAATGACAAACAGCACAGCTACCAGCAAGCCCCCTGTGACCCTACGCATTGTGGTGCCTGCCAGCCAGTGTGGCTCCCTCATTGGGAAAGGTGGCTGCAAGATCAAGGAAATCCGAGAG TCAACCGGTGCTCAGGTACAAGTGGCAGGAGACATGCTCCCTAACTCCACGGAGCGCGCCATCACCATCGCTGGCACTCCTCAGTCTATAATTGAGTGTGTGAAGCAGATCTGTGTGGTCATGCTTGAG TCTCCCCCTAAGGGGGTCACTATCCCTTACCGACCCAAGCCTTCAGGATCTCCCGTCATCTTTGCAGGCGGACAG GCATATGCCGTACAAGGACAGCACGCGATTCCACAGCCAGAT CTCACCAAGCTTCACCAGCTGGCTATGCAGCAGAGCCCCTTCCCCATCGCACCAAGCAACCAGGGATTCACTG GGATAGATGCTTCTGCTCAAACCAGTTCCCATGAGATGACCATTCCAAACGAT CTTATTGGGTGCATCATTGGCCGCCAGGGGGCCAAGATCAACGAGATCAGGCAAATGTCGGGTGCCCAGATCAAGATAGCGAATCCAGTGGATGGATCAACCGACCGTCAGGTCACCATCACAGGCTCGCCTGCCAGCATCAGTCTGGCAGAGTACCTCATCAACGCCAGGTAA
- the LOC122980779 gene encoding poly(rC)-binding protein 2 isoform X3: MDSGVIEGGLNVTLTIRLLMHGKEVGSIIGKKGESVKKMREESGARINISEGNCPERIITLAGPTTAIFKAFSMIIEKLEEDISSSMTNSTATSKPPVTLRIVVPASQCGSLIGKGGCKIKEIRESTGAQVQVAGDMLPNSTERAITIAGTPQSIIECVKQICVVMLESPPKGVTIPYRPKPSGSPVIFAGGQAYAVQGQHAIPQPDSSSAAISPQLTKLHQLAMQQSPFPIAPSNQGFTGIDASAQTSSHEMTIPNDLIGCIIGRQGAKINEIRQMSGAQIKIANPVDGSTDRQVTITGSPASISLAEYLINARLSSEATGLAAN; the protein is encoded by the exons ATGGACTCCGGTGTGATTGAAGGAGGGCTCAATGTCACCCTTACCATTAGGCTGCTCATGCATGGCAAG GAAGTCGGAAGTATTATCGGAAAG AAAGGTGAATCTGTGAAGAAGATGAGAGAAGAG AGCGGGGCTCGCATCAACATCTCTGAGGGCAACTGTCCTGAGAGGATCATTACTTTGGCAGGGCCAACCACCGCCATCTTTAAAGCATTCTCCATGATCATAGAAAAGCTGGAAGAG GACATAAGCAGCTCAATGACAAACAGCACAGCTACCAGCAAGCCCCCTGTGACCCTACGCATTGTGGTGCCTGCCAGCCAGTGTGGCTCCCTCATTGGGAAAGGTGGCTGCAAGATCAAGGAAATCCGAGAG TCAACCGGTGCTCAGGTACAAGTGGCAGGAGACATGCTCCCTAACTCCACGGAGCGCGCCATCACCATCGCTGGCACTCCTCAGTCTATAATTGAGTGTGTGAAGCAGATCTGTGTGGTCATGCTTGAG TCTCCCCCTAAGGGGGTCACTATCCCTTACCGACCCAAGCCTTCAGGATCTCCCGTCATCTTTGCAGGCGGACAG GCATATGCCGTACAAGGACAGCACGCGATTCCACAGCCAGAT tCTTCCTCTGCTGCTATCTCTCCACAGCTCACCAAGCTTCACCAGCTGGCTATGCAGCAGAGCCCCTTCCCCATCGCACCAAGCAACCAGGGATTCACTG GGATAGATGCTTCTGCTCAAACCAGTTCCCATGAGATGACCATTCCAAACGAT CTTATTGGGTGCATCATTGGCCGCCAGGGGGCCAAGATCAACGAGATCAGGCAAATGTCGGGTGCCCAGATCAAGATAGCGAATCCAGTGGATGGATCAACCGACCGTCAGGTCACCATCACAGGCTCGCCTGCCAGCATCAGTCTGGCAGAGTACCTCATCAACGCCAG GCTTTCCTCTGAGGCCACAGGACTGGCAGCCAACTGA
- the LOC122980779 gene encoding poly(rC)-binding protein 2 isoform X7 — MDSGVIEGGLNVTLTIRLLMHGKEVGSIIGKKGESVKKMREESGARINISEGNCPERIITLAGPTTAIFKAFSMIIEKLEEDISSSMTNSTATSKPPVTLRIVVPASQCGSLIGKGGCKIKEIRESTGAQVQVAGDMLPNSTERAITIAGTPQSIIECVKQICVVMLESPPKGVTIPYRPKPSGSPVIFAGGQLTKLHQLAMQQSPFPIAPSNQGFTGIDASAQTSSHEMTIPNDLIGCIIGRQGAKINEIRQMSGAQIKIANPVDGSTDRQVTITGSPASISLAEYLINARLSSEATGLAAN; from the exons ATGGACTCCGGTGTGATTGAAGGAGGGCTCAATGTCACCCTTACCATTAGGCTGCTCATGCATGGCAAG GAAGTCGGAAGTATTATCGGAAAG AAAGGTGAATCTGTGAAGAAGATGAGAGAAGAG AGCGGGGCTCGCATCAACATCTCTGAGGGCAACTGTCCTGAGAGGATCATTACTTTGGCAGGGCCAACCACCGCCATCTTTAAAGCATTCTCCATGATCATAGAAAAGCTGGAAGAG GACATAAGCAGCTCAATGACAAACAGCACAGCTACCAGCAAGCCCCCTGTGACCCTACGCATTGTGGTGCCTGCCAGCCAGTGTGGCTCCCTCATTGGGAAAGGTGGCTGCAAGATCAAGGAAATCCGAGAG TCAACCGGTGCTCAGGTACAAGTGGCAGGAGACATGCTCCCTAACTCCACGGAGCGCGCCATCACCATCGCTGGCACTCCTCAGTCTATAATTGAGTGTGTGAAGCAGATCTGTGTGGTCATGCTTGAG TCTCCCCCTAAGGGGGTCACTATCCCTTACCGACCCAAGCCTTCAGGATCTCCCGTCATCTTTGCAGGCGGACAG CTCACCAAGCTTCACCAGCTGGCTATGCAGCAGAGCCCCTTCCCCATCGCACCAAGCAACCAGGGATTCACTG GGATAGATGCTTCTGCTCAAACCAGTTCCCATGAGATGACCATTCCAAACGAT CTTATTGGGTGCATCATTGGCCGCCAGGGGGCCAAGATCAACGAGATCAGGCAAATGTCGGGTGCCCAGATCAAGATAGCGAATCCAGTGGATGGATCAACCGACCGTCAGGTCACCATCACAGGCTCGCCTGCCAGCATCAGTCTGGCAGAGTACCTCATCAACGCCAG GCTTTCCTCTGAGGCCACAGGACTGGCAGCCAACTGA
- the LOC122980779 gene encoding poly(rC)-binding protein 2 isoform X4, protein MDSGVIEGGLNVTLTIRLLMHGKEVGSIIGKKGESVKKMREESGARINISEGNCPERIITLAGPTTAIFKAFSMIIEKLEEDISSSMTNSTATSKPPVTLRIVVPASQCGSLIGKGGCKIKEIRESTGAQVQVAGDMLPNSTERAITIAGTPQSIIECVKQICVVMLESPPKGVTIPYRPKPSGSPVIFAGGQAYAVQGQHAIPQPDLTKLHQLAMQQSPFPIAPSNQGFTGIDASAQTSSHEMTIPNDLIGCIIGRQGAKINEIRQMSGAQIKIANPVDGSTDRQVTITGSPASISLAEYLINARLSSEATGLAAN, encoded by the exons ATGGACTCCGGTGTGATTGAAGGAGGGCTCAATGTCACCCTTACCATTAGGCTGCTCATGCATGGCAAG GAAGTCGGAAGTATTATCGGAAAG AAAGGTGAATCTGTGAAGAAGATGAGAGAAGAG AGCGGGGCTCGCATCAACATCTCTGAGGGCAACTGTCCTGAGAGGATCATTACTTTGGCAGGGCCAACCACCGCCATCTTTAAAGCATTCTCCATGATCATAGAAAAGCTGGAAGAG GACATAAGCAGCTCAATGACAAACAGCACAGCTACCAGCAAGCCCCCTGTGACCCTACGCATTGTGGTGCCTGCCAGCCAGTGTGGCTCCCTCATTGGGAAAGGTGGCTGCAAGATCAAGGAAATCCGAGAG TCAACCGGTGCTCAGGTACAAGTGGCAGGAGACATGCTCCCTAACTCCACGGAGCGCGCCATCACCATCGCTGGCACTCCTCAGTCTATAATTGAGTGTGTGAAGCAGATCTGTGTGGTCATGCTTGAG TCTCCCCCTAAGGGGGTCACTATCCCTTACCGACCCAAGCCTTCAGGATCTCCCGTCATCTTTGCAGGCGGACAG GCATATGCCGTACAAGGACAGCACGCGATTCCACAGCCAGAT CTCACCAAGCTTCACCAGCTGGCTATGCAGCAGAGCCCCTTCCCCATCGCACCAAGCAACCAGGGATTCACTG GGATAGATGCTTCTGCTCAAACCAGTTCCCATGAGATGACCATTCCAAACGAT CTTATTGGGTGCATCATTGGCCGCCAGGGGGCCAAGATCAACGAGATCAGGCAAATGTCGGGTGCCCAGATCAAGATAGCGAATCCAGTGGATGGATCAACCGACCGTCAGGTCACCATCACAGGCTCGCCTGCCAGCATCAGTCTGGCAGAGTACCTCATCAACGCCAG GCTTTCCTCTGAGGCCACAGGACTGGCAGCCAACTGA
- the LOC122980779 gene encoding poly(rC)-binding protein 2 isoform X5 → MDSGVIEGGLNVTLTIRLLMHGKEVGSIIGKKGESVKKMREESGARINISEGNCPERIITLAGPTTAIFKAFSMIIEKLEEDISSSMTNSTATSKPPVTLRIVVPASQCGSLIGKGGCKIKEIRESTGAQVQVAGDMLPNSTERAITIAGTPQSIIECVKQICVVMLESPPKGVTIPYRPKPSGSPVIFAGGQSSSAAISPQLTKLHQLAMQQSPFPIAPSNQGFTGIDASAQTSSHEMTIPNDLIGCIIGRQGAKINEIRQMSGAQIKIANPVDGSTDRQVTITGSPASISLAEYLINARLSSEATGLAAN, encoded by the exons ATGGACTCCGGTGTGATTGAAGGAGGGCTCAATGTCACCCTTACCATTAGGCTGCTCATGCATGGCAAG GAAGTCGGAAGTATTATCGGAAAG AAAGGTGAATCTGTGAAGAAGATGAGAGAAGAG AGCGGGGCTCGCATCAACATCTCTGAGGGCAACTGTCCTGAGAGGATCATTACTTTGGCAGGGCCAACCACCGCCATCTTTAAAGCATTCTCCATGATCATAGAAAAGCTGGAAGAG GACATAAGCAGCTCAATGACAAACAGCACAGCTACCAGCAAGCCCCCTGTGACCCTACGCATTGTGGTGCCTGCCAGCCAGTGTGGCTCCCTCATTGGGAAAGGTGGCTGCAAGATCAAGGAAATCCGAGAG TCAACCGGTGCTCAGGTACAAGTGGCAGGAGACATGCTCCCTAACTCCACGGAGCGCGCCATCACCATCGCTGGCACTCCTCAGTCTATAATTGAGTGTGTGAAGCAGATCTGTGTGGTCATGCTTGAG TCTCCCCCTAAGGGGGTCACTATCCCTTACCGACCCAAGCCTTCAGGATCTCCCGTCATCTTTGCAGGCGGACAG tCTTCCTCTGCTGCTATCTCTCCACAGCTCACCAAGCTTCACCAGCTGGCTATGCAGCAGAGCCCCTTCCCCATCGCACCAAGCAACCAGGGATTCACTG GGATAGATGCTTCTGCTCAAACCAGTTCCCATGAGATGACCATTCCAAACGAT CTTATTGGGTGCATCATTGGCCGCCAGGGGGCCAAGATCAACGAGATCAGGCAAATGTCGGGTGCCCAGATCAAGATAGCGAATCCAGTGGATGGATCAACCGACCGTCAGGTCACCATCACAGGCTCGCCTGCCAGCATCAGTCTGGCAGAGTACCTCATCAACGCCAG GCTTTCCTCTGAGGCCACAGGACTGGCAGCCAACTGA